A stretch of DNA from Ammospiza nelsoni isolate bAmmNel1 chromosome 10, bAmmNel1.pri, whole genome shotgun sequence:
ctctgcaggaaaaacaaaaggaggtACCTTGGTTTCATTACTATTTTTTTGTTGGAGTCAGCAGTGTGTTTTACCTGTTAGAATCAGGAAATCAGGAATAGAATTTTTAAAGGACCTGTTGGAACAAGGTGTCTAGTTCATAACTCAATCCAAGGCAAGTGATCCACTCCCCTAGGGTTGGTGGAAGTCCACATATTGAACTGTTAGAGTTATTAGAGAGAGCCCAGGGGCACTGGTTCTGGCTACAGCTGTAATGGACAGCCCAGCAACCTGCAGTCATTGGTAGACAAAACCCATTTCCTACTATATAAACTACACCAAGAAAACCATTTCCTACTATGAACTACACCAAGATATTGCTGGGAAACTCTCCATGGGCTTTTTTACAGAGCTCTGGTTTTGTGATCTTTAAATGAAAGCCTGAGGgaagtgcaaaaaaaaaaaatctgtattggTGGAAAATTATTAGTAAGTGAAGTTTTTGTGCAGGATGTGGACCATAAGGTGCAGTTGAGCCACAGGATTTAATTTGCAAGAATGATGATTTTTATCATGTAggttattgttgttattatcaattttgttttctcaagACACTTGAAATGTCTCTTACCACCAAAAGCAAACATGGATTTCAAACTGAACTGTAAAGTATGTTTGAAATCACTGCTGGAGTATATTCATGCTTTTGGTTTAGTCATATGaattttctgtgggttttcttttaattttaatttgttggCTTGTGACCACTCAGGTTGTggttgggagaaaaaaaagggagaaaaatgagTCTCAGGAGCAGCTGAATCAATGTCAGGGGAGTCTTTTCTATGAGCTTCAAAACCCTTTTCTTACTTTCTCCTTGCTATTAGGattctctcctttctctgagCATAGTAATATAATGACATGGCCAAATTTTCTCTTGGTAGATAGCTTGAAATCATAATGCATATTTGTGATGAGTTCATGAAAATACTGGATAGAAGTAGGCACAAGCCAAATACGTCAGCTTTGTCCCCAGGAGTGAAATCCAGGAACTGGCTCAAAACAAGAGACCACAACAGAAACAGTTGTGGCCCCAGCCTGCCAAAGATTTAGGCACAGCTTTCATCTATTTCATAATGATGGGTCCCACTGAACTATCCATGTATCTACTGGCAATAAAGCCTACTTCTGttgtgtttatttgctttttatccCTTTGTTCAGGTTGGCATGCTGCGTCGCCAGGTTGAGGACGTGGAAAAATCCAAGCAGGACATGGTTAGAGAGTATGAACAACAGCTGAAGAAGTTCCAGGAAGAGGTGAGTTGCAAAAAGAGAAGTTTGGTTTCTAGTTCCCAGTTGATGATGGATCAATTACTTTGTGTCATTGTTTTTGTTTCAATGCTTTAGTTTTAAAACTGCTCACTCTGTTAGTGTTTGTGTGCTTAGCAAAAAGAGCATTGAGCATAGATAAAGTGACATTTGTATGGCTCAATTGGCctgttttttgggatttggagGAACTTGGTGACAGACAGAGAACTGTTGGAgtagaaatgtttttatatgTTGGACATCTGCAGAAGTTCACTGCAAGAATGTCCTGTGTTTGCCCATCCCAGTCACCACAGTGCTGGTTCTGGAGCTGTCAGAGGtacaggcagcagcagtttgctctttcagcatttctgaaattCAAAAAGGGTGGAGATGTAACCGGCCTGGCTTGTGTGAGATCAGGAAATAACGGTGGTGTGTGGTCTCATCTTTTTGCCTTTGTTAACACTGATGACTTAAGCAGGGATTTTGTACTCTCAAGGAATATTAGTCTTAATACCTTTTATAAAAACCAAGTGTATGTAGAAAATGCTGTTTGACAGTAATATCAGAGCTTCCATCTCAAAGCCTCTTGCTCAGTGCAAGGTGATACCTGTCCTGCAGGTGGTACAACAGCATTCCAGATTTATGCCTGAACTCCTTGCCTGTCTGCACTTGCCAGTAGCAGGGAGTGAACTGGCATGAACAGCTCATAGAGCACTGACCTGTTTTCTCTGGAGGGCTGGGCCTAGCTCCTGCTCACTGTAAGCCATAAGTGAAATTAATTTGGTAGTCTCTGCTCTGATGACAGAAGGCatcttttctcatttaaaaacaCCTCACTATTCCATATGACTAACAGGCTTCATTCGCTGGCTGTTCTCACTGGAATTGTGGATAAGCTCAGAGCAAAGCTGAGGTACATTGGCAGATCAGCCTAAATTGCTGTGGCTGAAATACAGCCTGTGTGTTTTGGCCTAAATTGCATTTTGTGGGTATTTTACCTACACAGTATTAATGCTGATGACATTGAGCTCCAATATTCCTCAGTCTTCTGTTCTTAGTGCTGTTTGGGgaaattatttctgtctctgtttACCACCATTTCCAGTGCAATTACAGGTACAGTGTCTAACTTACTGAGACTGTGGAAAGAATAAACCTCTTATCTCCTGATATGTTTGGCAAAATATGTTGGTATTAACTCTAAGCCTGAACATCTGTCTGTTCCCACTGAACACACCAAACTACTGAATGCATCAGGTCTTGaatcagatattttttcttctcatggTCCTTTTGTTCATCCATGGGCTTAGCTTTGTCAATCAGTAAAACAGCAGTAATGGCTTTTCAAATTCATGTGGCTATTTGGAAGCCTTTTATTTAATAGTTAAGTAGGGGGGAGCTCATCATATGAAAAATTCTCTGCAAGTTGCAAGTGATTATTTGCACGGAGGGTCATTTAAATGTCAAGAGTTTTTTCCTCATTCCTGCTTCTGATACAACTTCAGCATCCTAGCAGCAGGCGTAGGAGTGATATTTTCTGTTGGCATTCTCCACTCATTGTAAAATACACAGTGTATCTAAGCAGAAAATGACAGATGAAGTGGTGTTGATATTATGGGTAATGGCAATTCTCAAACCTTCCTAAGCAGGAGACTTCCAGTTCCCACCTGAGCTGCACAAATGTGTTTTGATCACACAAGATTTATCCGTGTGTGGTGTGGGGGGTGTGCTCTTGTGGGTGAGCAGATCAGCcacaggtgctgctggctcttcctggggctgggaacCACCTGTAGAGAGGGGGATGCTGAGTTCTTGCTGCATTGACAGCTGCCTGTGAACCTCCATCTGATCAATATTTCAGTCATGCTTTAATTATGGTTAGAGCTTTTGTTAAAGCTGCTGATGTCATGACTTCAGTGGCATCTTGCTACTCTCATACAACTCGTGTGTTTTGCTGTGCTGTTGGAATAAAAGACTCATTATCCAAATAGAAGCCTTCACTTGGGAGCTGTGTGGCCTTGATGAGGGCATTGTTTGTGTGAACCACTTTCAAAGGGCTGTTTAATTCTTGCCTTGGGGCCTTGAGCAAAGCTCTCTCTTTCACTGTATCCTGCAGTTGTCCCGGCTGAGGAGGAGCTATGAgaagctgcagaagaaaaaaacaaggagcagaggagaagcTAACAAAGGACAAGAGGAGGACAAATTTGAATTGAGCCGACTGACCAGGAAGCTGGAGGTATGTGGTGAAAAAGCAAGTGCTGACCAGCTGATAAGTATTAACTGCCTTACTGGGCTTCACTGGTGACTGAACTGTCCACTAGGAAGTGCACAGTGACTCCTGCTTAAGGAGCACTGCCCATCCACTCTCCAGGTGCAGCTCTTCTCAACTGCATGTGTGATAAAGGCAGTTTCATGTGCTGGGGCCTCTGACTGCACTGCATAAACCTTAATGCTGTTCTTACCCTTAGactaaataaaaagaaggagGTACCGGAAGAGTGACTAATTATGTGAATGGAATGAATCCCAGTGTGGGGAGGTTGTATTCTCACTTCTTTGAGGAGGAGGGAGCTACATGTCAAACTTCTTCTCAACCCTGTCTCATCTTCTAAtctttctgctctgctgagctcaaCCCCACTCAGTTTTCTCCTCCTGAGAGATGTGGTAACAACACACATCTGACTGATGTAGTGCCCAATTTCTGGAGCAGAGATTAGCAGTcaaattctgtatttaattCTTGTCATCTTGGTGATTTCAATAGCAGCATGTTTTGGAAGCTAAAGCCAGTCTGAATTGTTAAATCCCTGACAGCAAAGCCATGAAATCAGCCATGAATGTTTTGGCACTTAACATTTGTGAGCTTTACCTCGGGTGGGGAGGGAGTGCAGCGAGCTCGGTGTGTGAGggctctgcactgctgagctgctgcatcaGGTGAGTGGCTAATGGTTTCCCTGCTGGGGAAGGGTGTGAGGATATGGTGGGGAGAGAAGGCAAACATGGATGTGAACTGGAGGGGGATGTACTGCTCCAAGCCACCCCTGCTGTCCTTGCAGGAGTTCCGTCAGAAATCACTTGACTGGGAGAAGCAGCGCCTGCAGTACCAGCAGCAGGTGGCATCGCTGGAGGCGCAGCGCAAGGCTCTGGCAGAGCACTCCGAGCTCATGCAGGTACAATTAACATGTGCTGGAAGTTTCTGCTTTGTttgtggcagggagggagaggctAATGAAATCTCTAGGCTCCCATCCAGTTCAGAGTGCCATTGAAGTGACTTTTAATGTTCTGGCGGAATAAGGTTTGCTTGTACGAGTGCTGTATGGAAAAAAGATCTGGAGTCTGTCATCAGAGATTAGATAAACCTtgtgcagctctccctgccatCACTCTAGTTAGCAGAGAAGAGAGTAGGATGCAGATTTCCTTGAGAGGCAGAGACCACAGCATATGACACTTTAAAATATGTTACATCATGTTGTCTTCTTGAAAGCTGTGTACTTGCCAGCAGATAGATACTTACCTTGTGGATCCAGCTCAGAGGGTACTGTTGGAACACAGTCTTCCCCTACAGCAGAGACTTCCATAAAATACTGAAGCAACAGCAGTTTTCAGCCCCCCACCCCTTTTTTTAGGTCTCTCAAAGGCAAGAAGTAGTGGGGCTGCTGTTCTGCAAAGCTGATGGCTCAGTGAATTagtggtgctgcagcagagcaagaTGAATTGACCTAGAGCACAGCTGTGAAGTCACACAGACACAATCACAGCAGACACTGATAAGAAGCTCTTGCTGGGGACTTTGCCTTAATGGGCTCCTGAGTTGCTCTTGAGTGGAAGCTCCTGCAAGGAGGGAGACTGTGATGACAGGATTGAAGCTGGCTCTGACAGGGGCTTTGTGAGAGGCTGACACCAGGAGATCTACAAATGCAGAGAGAGTCCTTGAGCAGAAGgtcttgctgctctgctgtctgtgtgtcGTTGATAGCTCAGTTGTTTGGGAACAGATGTGTCCTTGGAGCTCAGGCTGGGACACTGGGGCACAGAGGAACTTGTCTTACTGTGCAGCAGAAAACCAGGAGGCTGGGGAGGTTTTCCCAGAGCTGCATAGGTGCCTTAGGTGCACAGATAATGTGAAAAGACTGCCTGAATCCTCAATTGCTTTGAAAAGCCCAGCCTGGAAGTGCTAAATTTTTTGCCTTGGATGTTTTTGTGCATTTTATGTGCTTAGTTGTCTTTCTAGCACAAGATCAAGCTGAGATCCATGACCATGGAGTActtcccctctctctcctttcATCTGGCTTCCCCTCAGCTCTTCCAGAGCAGCTTAGGGAAGCCTGGAATTTTCCCCAGTACAGACCACCTTCTGGAGCACCTGCAGCCTTTAAAGTCAGCTTTTCCTCAAACCTGGAATTCTCTGCTGGCCTGGGTATTGTGTGGCTGGAAATAAGAGACAGCTTAAATGTTTTcttaatgcagaaataaatgttcAGGCAGTCTGATACTCTGGCTTCTTGGGTGAAGAAAGGCTCTGCTTTAAACTCTTGGCCCTCTTGATTACCTTTTCTGTCATGActgttttaataataataataaggcTATACCATAGCCATGCAAATGAGCAGTTCTTACAGTTTGTGTAAATCAAGGCATATGATGTTTCTGAAGCTGGCAGGCATTGCTACTCTTTGAAACTGGGAGGATAGGACTGctcaaatattttgtttgaaCCTTTAAAAATTCAAAGATTTTGTACAATAAGGGACTACATGAAGTGAATGTTCCTAGAAGTTTATGTGAGAGCTGGCTTGTTAAATTTCACCAGCTAGCTGTGTGGAAAGAAATGCTATGAAATAAAGTACTGTGCCTATAAATTATAGAGCAGATATTGTCTGCTACTCATACATTCCTTGTAACTTTTTTGTCTGCCATTAGaacactgaaaaattcaaaatgaGCACTCCCCCAAGCTGCTGGAACCAGGTATTTACTGCAGAGAGCAAAGCAAATTGGCTGTTACAACTGATTTGTTTTGGGGCTATTTGGTGGTTGTGGCTTTGCAATTGTGCACCCTGAGCTGCTTTCTGTCCTGGTGTGGAATTAATGGTTGGGTAATCTCTGCCCTGTTTGGTTTACAAACTTTCTTACCTGCAGCCATTAGTCCTAGTCTAGCCTTGAGCTCATGAGCAAAAAATAGCAGGAGGCTTTGTGCTTAGACAAATCATACTTGGGCAGCTGGAGTGATTTCAGATTCTCATTTTCCAGATTCTCTctgaactgcttttggaaccaaatgtctctcttttttcattttattttttacttcttcTGTTTGCCTTGGGAAGTTTTATCCATCGTGTAACCCTGGAACAATACTCTCCCTAATTCCCTGGGAGGTATCGTTGAGAATGAGAATGTGGCTCATTACACAAGAAATCAGTAGCTGTGTTGACTTAGCTTTGGTAGAGTTTTGGTGTTTTGCAGTTTAGCTCTGGCAGGTGCTTGCTGTTGCAGACACAGCTGGCCAGTCGGAAGCAGATGCTGGACTCGGTGGAGCTGGCGAGCCGCTCAGAAATCCAGCACTTGAGCAGCCGGCTGGAGAGGGCCAGGGACACCATCAGTGCCAACGAGCGCGAGGTGGAGAGGCTCAGCATGAGGGTGGATGGCCTCAGTGAGGACAACCGCATCATTCTGGAAGATCAGCACAGAGTTGAAGAGGAATTAAGGGAGTCCAAGACAATGTTAGAGGTCAGTGGAGGAGCTCTTGAGAAATGGGGTCTGAAGTGGTGGGTTCCTGATTGGCATCAAAATTGGCTTTGTAGgcatgtgctgctctgcagtatTTCAAAGGGTCCTAAAATATCCGATCTACCTCTCGTCACATTGCAACTACCTGGTTTGGTCCATCTTGCAGCAGTCATTCCTTCTGCctcctgtgcaggtgctgcaggatgaGAAGATGGAACTGAAAGCCACCTTGCAGTCTCAAGAAGATTTCATTAACAGCTCGAAACTGCACCAGGAACAGTTACAGAAACAGCTGGACAGGATGACTGAAACTCTTCACACAAAAGAACTCCTCATCAGGTAGCATCTGTGCCTTGCTGGTGCTTTGTCTCTTCAATCCAGATCCATGTTCCAGGTTCTCTCACTGAAGACAGTAGCAGCATTTTCATGCAGCTGGATCTGTATTGGTTGTATTTAACATAGTGCACTGCAGTTTATCACAAGCACTGTGCTGCCTTGCAGCATTTTTCAATTTGCATTGCTTTGGGAATTAGCAGATAATCAGTGAAGAGCGTGGAGGGAGTCCACTTTCCTCAGCTGGGTTTCTGGAGGCAGTGCAGGGTTTTTGAGGGTGTCTCTCCCAGGCATTTTCAGCCAAGTGCTGGAGGCCTTTCAGGGTTTGATAACATGCTTATTAACCTAGGTGAAAGTTCTCACTGGTTGGAGCTTGGTGAGGTAACTACATCTGTGACAAAATCATGTTGACCTTCTGCCCTGGCAATGTGCAGAGGCTGTTGGGTTCCGGTGTGTCAGGAGGTTTGGATGTTGGTCACCTACCAGGGAGGCCAACATCAATATAAAATGTAGTCTTTTTCAGTCAGCCTTAACTCAAGCAGGGGCTGTCAtccagctgctgtgtttgcttACTCACACTGCACACAGTGGTCACCTGCTTTTAGGTGCTGTGTATTTTTCAGAGAACTCCAGGAAAACAGCAGTTATGTTCCCTGTACCAGTGAACTCAGACATGTTTCTGTGCTGGATtaaagctgctgtttctgtgcaggGCCTTGGAGGAGCGCTTGCAAGGGAAGCCATtgtcctctgcagggctggagctggagcaggtgctgctgcagctggatgtTGCCCAGAAGAAGGAACAGGACTTGCAGTCAGAGGTGTCTCGTCTTGAGAACAGGTAACCCTCTGCTTGCTCCCTCTGCAAGGGCAAGTAGTCCTGGAAAATAACACAGCACCTAATTGTGTTCATCAAGTTAGCCAGTGATTTTTATAGGCTTGTTTTAAATATCAAAGGGCCAAAGAAACCAAGTGCTATTCATTTTGCAGGGTAATAGTGACTGCTTTGCTAATTGGTTGGCTGCCTTTCTCTGCACATGGTGGGTGTTCTCAGGGCTCCAGCTTGCTTAGGCTGAGCACCTTCACTCACAATAGGCTAAGGAGTCTTTGTTTGGCAGCTGGTAAGAAACAGATTTTGACCTTCCTGTGAAGTGAGGGTTATAAACAAATCTGGCCAGAGAGACTGGGGACTCCCTGTCTCTAGAggtgttcaagaccaggctggatggtcTAGTTGAAggcgtccctgcccatggcaggaggtggaatgAGTTGAGCTTAGGGTCCCTCCCAAGCCAAagcattttgtgattctatgattcctcTCCAAGTCTGTGGTTTTCAGACTTGTGTTTACACATAAATTTTGTAATCTTAGTTTGTAAATAAACAAGTAAGAAACAGCTGTTATCTGTTAGATGAACTTCCTGATCTCTTGTGCAATGATTTTGGAAAACAAACCCAGGGGATTGGTAAGGAACTTGTAGGCTGAGTTTAGTTTCTGTTGTAATGGACATAAAGGACTGCCTGGAAGATCAAAGTTTCTCTGAccatttcctcctccttggGTTATTCTAATCTATACTTTTGCATTTGGCACCCAGCCTGGTGTCTTCAAATGCCAGGTGTGTGCAGCTGAGCGAGGAGCTGGGGGAGAATATCAAAGAGCTGCAGTCCCTGGAAGAAGACCAGACTGAGTCAAGGGCAGAGATTAAAAAGGTGACTTGGCTTTGTTCGTGGGGAGTGGGATGGCACTGGTGGGGTGAGCTGATCCCTGtgtgccagtgcctcagcagtggcaccagggcagggctgctggcaggcagggaTCTGCTGCAGGTAAGGAGCACTCCTGGCAGAGGAAGGGTTGAGAGGACACCTGTCTGCAGGTGTCTGAAGCTGGCTCTGTGAGCATCTCCTGGGCCTCCCCCAGTACACCTGTACACTGTGGAGATACTTGAATTACTGCTGAAGGGGCAAATAGGCAAAATTATTAAGGTCTGGAATCATGAGTTTAAGCCTAATACAGGCTCCCAACAGGGTGAAGAGCAGAGAAGGAGTGAGTTTGCTGTAATATGTCCTGTCACACTTGAGGCAGGACTTCAAATGTGTCCTGGTTCCTTTATGTGTTTCAGGCTGGATATCTGGACatgtgggcaggggctgggaggaatGGAGCAGCTCACCTGCCACGAGGGGCTCaccccagagctctgagcaccCAAGGGGGGCAAGCCTTCCACTAGCTTGGCTCTTCATAATGGTCTGCATCAGCTCGTGAGAGCTTTCACTGGAGCCTGGTAGAGTGGAAGCCTCATTGAACCTGAGTGAAAAACCTCACTTGTGTGGAAATCCTTCATCCTTTATTCTGAACATACAGAGGTGCAGATCTTGCCAGAGATGTGTGCTTGGTTACACATCTAAACAGTCACACGGTAAATGAATCtcccacaggctgctggggaggagggagagattTATGAAGGCTGTTTCTGTTTTATATACTTGGGAGGCATTGAGGTGACATAGAGATAAATCACCATGTGAACAGTATTTACATGGGTAGGCAGAGATCATCTGGTTcaattttctaaaatacttGTAATTCTCAGAAAAATCCTGTGCGTTTGGGTGGTTTATATTTCTGACTAATGGAATGGAGTCCTGGGGAAGGAATTATGCTGCTGTTGGTCTGTCGTGCCACTGAATAAATATAAAGTGTGCCTACCAGCATATTGTATGTGGTGCAGGTCTGCCACCTCAAAAAGCATTGAATAAACCAAGATAAGGTATGGAAAAAGATGGCCATAAAGGATGGAGTGGTTTTTATACAAGCAACAGGTGAATGGAATAGGACTTAGCAaactggaaaagagataaatGAGATTGAATggactgaaaataaaatcatgcCTGACATGTGGAAAGTAAATAGGGAATGATAATTCTTTCATCATGCAGGGCCTAGTGGTCATCACACAGAGTTATGAAAACAAAGAGATGTATTTTTACCCTGTGCATAGCTGGCTGGTGGAAACTTGCCATGGGAAGCTTTAGTTGCTATGAGCTAACATTGATTCAACTCTAATATTGATTCAAAAGACTTAGGGCAAATTAATTCCTGGAAGAAAAAGACAGCTTGAGCTATTTAAAGTTACCATCTTTAAATTGTATCTTCAAATACCTCAGGAAGGCAGAGTGGCAAATTGCAGGGTTATATTTTCCGAGAGTTAGTGTGCTTCCCCAGTCATGGTGAACCTTTGACTCTCTGGCTTTGGCTACAGAAGTTGAATGATGAGCTGAAGAGGCTGTTGGTTTGATAAATTGTGGGTTTTCTCAAGTACCTCATGGCATGAAACTTCTTTCCAGTTGGCAGTGTGTGGTGTGGGAAGGGATTAGGATGAGGTGGCTCTCAATCAGGAAGGACAAGCACGTGCAGAGGGTTTGTTACATggagcttttttgttttccaggactGGGATTTCACATTCCCATGTGCAGTACTTTTGCTTTTTTAGCTGAAACATGTTTTGAAAGCTCATGGGTGATGTGTGCATCTCTTCCTCCAGCTGAAAGACCAGCTCTCTCAGGCTGAACAAATGCACAGCAGTGAGCTGGAGAGGATGAAAAGGGAGATCTCCAGGCTgacccaggagctgcagcagcgaGACATCACCATTGCATCAGCAAGTGGCTCCACCTCAgacctggagcagcagctcagagcagagattgaaagggcagagaggaaagcagtgGAGCACAGGGTAAAAAAGGCACAAGACTCTTATGCTGTCTGTTTAAGGGCTCTGAAGGCCTGGAACACCATCCTGGTTTTTAGCTACATTAGTAGTTTCTTTCTATCTTTAGCCTCTGTACAAAAGCTGAGGGTGTTGTGGGCCTGCATTGTGTTCTTTTTCTGAGCTTGTTGTTTGCCTTTGTCTCTTCAGGTACTTCTGGTCCAGCTGGAAACCTTGAGGCTGGAAAACCG
This window harbors:
- the CEP63 gene encoding centrosomal protein of 63 kDa isoform X2, yielding MEALLEGMQRGGRGSGGFLTSCEAELQELMKQIDIMVAHKKCEWEGQTQALEACLSAREQELSSAKAALQEKQKEVGMLRRQVEDVEKSKQDMVREYEQQLKKFQEELSRLRRSYEKLQKKKTRSRGEANKGQEEDKFELSRLTRKLEEFRQKSLDWEKQRLQYQQQVASLEAQRKALAEHSELMQTQLASRKQMLDSVELASRSEIQHLSSRLERARDTISANEREVERLSMRVDGLSEDNRIILEDQHRVEEELRESKTMLEVLQDEKMELKATLQSQEDFINSSKLHQEQLQKQLDRMTETLHTKELLIRALEERLQGKPLSSAGLELEQVLLQLDVAQKKEQDLQSEVSRLENSLVSSNARCVQLSEELGENIKELQSLEEDQTESRAEIKKLKDQLSQAEQMHSSELERMKREISRLTQELQQRDITIASASGSTSDLEQQLRAEIERAERKAVEHRVLLVQLETLRLENRHLSEILEKTECGKLKGADGSLRALREDYTAELQKLIAENQQLRKDLAETRAKLGVTAQVCPGEPEGRAQQGQGREPRDVQHRETQHKQDEHTGRTHLQPDRTAQHHHRDSQRFGAAETGTVTPEMGEPPSQSSSKNCREPRAWLGMESVLLRVHENKDLADEASKQPALNHHRESLFLCPLPTASVGSIAARYLEDEEVRSQHILECLNAHIEELKKESAKIVRRFEHHE
- the CEP63 gene encoding centrosomal protein of 63 kDa isoform X1 yields the protein MEALLEGMQRGGRGSGGFLTSCEAELQELMKQIDIMVAHKKCEWEGQTQALEACLSAREQELSSAKAALQEKQKEVGMLRRQVEDVEKSKQDMVREYEQQLKKFQEELSRLRRSYEKLQKKKTRSRGEANKGQEEDKFELSRLTRKLEEFRQKSLDWEKQRLQYQQQVASLEAQRKALAEHSELMQNTEKFKMSTPPSCWNQTQLASRKQMLDSVELASRSEIQHLSSRLERARDTISANEREVERLSMRVDGLSEDNRIILEDQHRVEEELRESKTMLEVLQDEKMELKATLQSQEDFINSSKLHQEQLQKQLDRMTETLHTKELLIRALEERLQGKPLSSAGLELEQVLLQLDVAQKKEQDLQSEVSRLENSLVSSNARCVQLSEELGENIKELQSLEEDQTESRAEIKKLKDQLSQAEQMHSSELERMKREISRLTQELQQRDITIASASGSTSDLEQQLRAEIERAERKAVEHRVLLVQLETLRLENRHLSEILEKTECGKLKGADGSLRALREDYTAELQKLIAENQQLRKDLAETRAKLGVTAQVCPGEPEGRAQQGQGREPRDVQHRETQHKQDEHTGRTHLQPDRTAQHHHRDSQRFGAAETGTVTPEMGEPPSQSSSKNCREPRAWLGMESVLLRVHENKDLADEASKQPALNHHRESLFLCPLPTASVGSIAARYLEDEEVRSQHILECLNAHIEELKKESAKIVRRFEHHE